GAAGCGCGCGACGATGTCGGAGTAGAGGTAGTTCTCCGCGTGCCCCATGTGGAGGTCGCCGGACGGGTACGGGAACATCGCCAGCACGTATCGACGAGGGCGGGTGTCTTCGTCGCCGCCCGTGAGGAACGTGCCGTTCTCCGCCCAGTACTTCTGCCACTTGGCCTGGATGGCGTGCGCCGAGCTCTCCTCGGCGACGGGAGCGGTGGACAGGTTCTCAGACAACGAACGCACGACCAATCTCGAAAGGAAAAACGGGGTCAGTTCAGGATATCGGAAGCCCACCGCGTGGGCATTCCGGCGCCGAGGGCGGCGAGCGGGGCGCGTGCCTTCATTGCCACCTCCGCGACCTCGGATGCCGCGACGGAACCCCAGGTGATGCCGCCCCCGGCTCCGACGTACGCGGCATCCGGTCCGACGACGATGCTCCGGATGACCATGGCGAGGTCGAGCACGCCGTTCTCGCCGACGTAGCCGAAGCAGCCGGCATAGATGCCGCGCGGCCCGCCCTCGAGCTCATGGAGCCGCGTCATCGCCGACAGCTTGGGCGCACCGGTCATGCTTCCGGCGGGGAACGCGGCAACGATGAGATCGCCCACGCGGATGCCGGGGGCTGCGCGGCCGCTCACCGTGCTGACGAGCTGATGCACCGCGGGGTAGCTCTCCACCTCCCAGAGGCCGTCAACGCGGATCGATCCTGGCTCGCAGACGCGCGACAGATCGTTGCGCATGAGGTCGACGATCATCACGTTCTCCGCCCGCTCCTTGGGGTCGGCTCGAAGCTCTGCGGCGAGCGCGGCATCCGTCGTCGCATCGGTCGAGCGCGGACGTGTGCCCTTGATGGGGCGGGTGCGGATGGTCCCTCCGGCGGCATGCAGGAACTGCTCGGGACTCGCGCTCAGGAGAGACCGCGATCCGATGCGGACGAACCCGCCGTGGTGCGCAGGCGTGGCGATGCGGAGCCGGAGGTAGGCCGCGATCGCATCGTGCGTTCCAGGGACGGTGAAGCGCGTGGTGAGACACAGCTGATACGCGGTGCCCGCCTTGATGAGCGCACGGCAGCGCTCGATGAGCACCGCATACTCTTCTGGCGAGTGCCGGGCCTCCGCGAGCAGCCCCGCGTCGACGGCGGGCAGGCCCGGAGGCGACGGTGCGTCGGCTGCGGCGGCCACGGAAGCACACCACTCGTCGATCTGGTCCTCTCGGGCGATCGCCCACGCCGCACCGGATGCATGGTCGACGGCGACGACGTGCGTGACACGCATCCACGCACCGCCTTCGGACTCCCCCGCAGGAGCACCCGCGGCGGCGGCACCCGTCTCGTAATCGAACCAGCCGACCCAGCCGCCGATGAACGGCGGGATCCGCACATCGTCATCGTGCCCTCGCGCGACGTCGAGGCGCACATCGGTCGGTGCGGATGACGGAGTGCCGGTTCCGATGAAACTCCAGCCTTCTGCCGCGTCCGCACCGGCGTCGAGCCAGAACACCTCGTGCGCCCGAGCCGCGAGCGTCGTGAAGATCGTGACGGGATCCACGGGCTGCGTGAGCGGGCGGGTGATCAGGCGTTCGGGCACCTTCTCAGCCTAGAATGCCGGCCGAGCCCGTATCCTCGTGGCGTGGATGCCTTCCTGCTGTGGCTTCTCGACACCGTGCAGTCGATCGATCCTGTCGCGCGCACGCTCATCGCGGGAGCCGCCGTGATGCTGGAGACGAGCATCCTCATCGGCCTGATCGTGCCGGGTGACACTGTCGTGATCATCGCCTCGATGGGCGTCGCGAGTCCGCTCGAGGGCGTGGCCATGGTGAGCTCCGTCGTCGTCGGCGCCCTCATCGGCGAGAGCATCGGCTTCTGGCTGGGGCGCTGGCTCGGTCCGCACATCCGCTCCTCGTGGCTCGGACGCAGGATCGGCGAGCACAACTGGGTGCGAGCGGAGACGTATCTCGCCCGCCGCGGAGGCATCGCGATCTTCCTGTCGCGCTTCCTCCCCGTGCTGCACTCCCTCGTGCCCCTGACCGTGGGGATGAGCCACTACTCCTACCGCCGTTTCCTGGCCTGGACGGCGCCGGCGTGCCTGCTCTGGGCCGTCGCGTACGTCAGCGTCACCTCGCTGGCCGCGGGGAGCTTCCGCGAGCTCGTCGATCGCATGCACTTCGCCGGGTACATCTTCGTCGGAGTGATCGCGGTCTTCCTGCTGCTGATCGTCCTCGGCAAGAAGCTGCTCACCCGCCTGGAAGCGCGTCATCTGGACACCACGAACACGGGGGACATCACCGACGTGAAAGACTGAGGCAATGGCCTCAGCACCCCCGGCCCCCAGGATCCACTGGTTCGCCCGCCTCGAGCACCGCTTCCACGTGTGGCGGGAAGGCCGAGCGCGCCGTCGGGGGCGCAGCGCCACGGTGGTCCCGTTCCCGGGGTACGGCGGTCCTGGCTGGGTGCGCGTGGTCGGGCGGGTGCTCATCGTGCCGCCGCAGCGGCGCACCAAGAGCGGAGAGCTCGCGAGCGTGCGCGGCTGGCGCAGCTTCGTCGGCATCCCGGTCAGCTTCGCGAAGGTCATCGTGCACGTCGGCGACTCCGTGCACCACGTCGTCGCCGATCGCGGCGGCGTCATCGACACCGTCATCGATGCGACCCTGCCCCCGGGCTGGCAGACGTTCACGATCACCGTCGAAGATCAGGAGCCCGTCGAGGCGACGGCCTTCATCGTCGCCGAGGGCACCCGGTTCGGCGTCGTGTCCGACGTCGACGACACCGTCATGGTGACGGCACTCCCCCGCCCCTTCATCGCCGCATGGAACTCGTTCGTCGTCGATGAGCATGCGCGGCTGCCTGTTCCCGGCATGGCGGTGCTGCTCGACCAGCTGCTTCGCGAACACCCGGGCGCGCCGATGGTGTACCTGTCCACCGGCGCCTGGAACGTCGCACCGACGCTGCGCCGGTTCCTCGGACGCCACCTGTTCCCGGCGGGATCCATGCTCCTCACCGACTGGGGGCCCACGCATGACCGCTGGTTCCGCAGCGGCCGCGAGCACAAGCTCACCAACCTCCGCCGCCTGGCGACCGAGTTCCCCGATGTGAAGTGGCTGCTCATCGGCGACGACGGCCAGCATGACGAGGCGATCTACTCCGAGTTCATGGACGAGCACCCCTCATCGGTCGCCGGGGTCGCCATCCGGCGGCTGCTCCCCGCCGAGGCTGTCCTCGCCGGAGGGCGAGCGGGCAAGGAACCGCACTCGGAGCACGTCGCACCGTGGGTCAGCGCCGAGGACGGCGCTGGGCTCCGTGACCTCCTCAGTGAAGCCGGCATCCTGCGCTGACATGATCCTCACCCGCTCCGAATGGTCGGCCCGTGCCGAGGCTCACCGTGAACGGGCCGACGCCCTCACCGCCGGGCATCGCGCACGCGCCGCGCGGCGTGAGGCGCACCCCGTGTGGGATTTCCTCTTCACGTACTACTCGTACAAGCCGGCGCAGCTGCGGCGCTGGCACCCCGGTGCCGGAGTCGCCCTCGCAGATGCCGAGGAGCGGCGTGCGTGGCGCTGGTACTCCCCTGTCGGGTCCGCGGTCGCCCCTGACGCGGAGGCGTTCGCGGCCGACAAACCGGAGCTCGCGGCCCTCGTCGAGCGCATGCTCCGCCGTACCGCCTCACGCCCGGGCCAGTTCGGGTGCTTCGGCCTGCACGAGTGGGCCATGGTCTACCGCCAGGATGAGCATCGGCACCCGGTGCCTCTGCGTCTCGGGCAGGAGGGCACCGATCGGGTGGTCGAGACCCATGATCTCCGGTGTACGCACTTCGACGCGTTCCGCTTCTTCACCCCGGATGCCGTTCCCAGGAACCGCACCGCGCTGACGCGCGAGAGCCAGCCGCTGTTCGAGCAGCCAGGCTGCCTGCACGCCGGTATGGACCTGTACAAGTGGGCGATGAAACTCGGCCCCCTGGTGCCGGGCGAACTGCTTCTCGACGCGTTCGAGCTCGCGCGGGACATCCGGCTGCTCGACATGCAGGCAGCGCCGTACGACCTTTCGGAATGGGATGTCGCACCCGTGCCGATCGAGACGCCCGAAGGAAAAGCCGAGTATGTGCAACGGCAGAGGGCGTTCGCGGAGCGAGGCGCTGCGCTTCGTGCGGCGCTGCTCGACGTCTGGCTGGGCGGCTGAACGGACTCCGCCGACTCGACAGGGGCGGATTCGACACGGGCCGACTCGACAGGGGCCGACTCCACGCAGACGGCTCTGCGACGGGCCGACCGGCGCGCGCCCGTTCGTCAGTCCGCCGGCTCACACGACGGGCACAGCGACCAGTGGGCGAGGCCGGCCGACGAGCGCAGGCGCAGAGCAGCAACGCGGGTCGCCGCCTCGGCGAGTCGATCAGCCTGCAGTGTCCCCTGCTCGACGGCAGCGGTGATGCCCGCGGCGATGCTCCCGACGGTGTCGGGTGTCGACCCGGCGATCATGAGCACGAGGTCGTTCCCCGCCGCGATGGCCGCGACGGCGTTGGCCACGGGATCCGCGTAGGCGGGGATGCCGGAGGAC
This Microbacterium sp. XT11 DNA region includes the following protein-coding sequences:
- a CDS encoding anthranilate synthase component I family protein gives rise to the protein MPERLITRPLTQPVDPVTIFTTLAARAHEVFWLDAGADAAEGWSFIGTGTPSSAPTDVRLDVARGHDDDVRIPPFIGGWVGWFDYETGAAAAGAPAGESEGGAWMRVTHVVAVDHASGAAWAIAREDQIDEWCASVAAAADAPSPPGLPAVDAGLLAEARHSPEEYAVLIERCRALIKAGTAYQLCLTTRFTVPGTHDAIAAYLRLRIATPAHHGGFVRIGSRSLLSASPEQFLHAAGGTIRTRPIKGTRPRSTDATTDAALAAELRADPKERAENVMIVDLMRNDLSRVCEPGSIRVDGLWEVESYPAVHQLVSTVSGRAAPGIRVGDLIVAAFPAGSMTGAPKLSAMTRLHELEGGPRGIYAGCFGYVGENGVLDLAMVIRSIVVGPDAAYVGAGGGITWGSVAASEVAEVAMKARAPLAALGAGMPTRWASDILN
- a CDS encoding DedA family protein → MDAFLLWLLDTVQSIDPVARTLIAGAAVMLETSILIGLIVPGDTVVIIASMGVASPLEGVAMVSSVVVGALIGESIGFWLGRWLGPHIRSSWLGRRIGEHNWVRAETYLARRGGIAIFLSRFLPVLHSLVPLTVGMSHYSYRRFLAWTAPACLLWAVAYVSVTSLAAGSFRELVDRMHFAGYIFVGVIAVFLLLIVLGKKLLTRLEARHLDTTNTGDITDVKD
- a CDS encoding App1 family protein, with protein sequence MASAPPAPRIHWFARLEHRFHVWREGRARRRGRSATVVPFPGYGGPGWVRVVGRVLIVPPQRRTKSGELASVRGWRSFVGIPVSFAKVIVHVGDSVHHVVADRGGVIDTVIDATLPPGWQTFTITVEDQEPVEATAFIVAEGTRFGVVSDVDDTVMVTALPRPFIAAWNSFVVDEHARLPVPGMAVLLDQLLREHPGAPMVYLSTGAWNVAPTLRRFLGRHLFPAGSMLLTDWGPTHDRWFRSGREHKLTNLRRLATEFPDVKWLLIGDDGQHDEAIYSEFMDEHPSSVAGVAIRRLLPAEAVLAGGRAGKEPHSEHVAPWVSAEDGAGLRDLLSEAGILR
- a CDS encoding 3-methyladenine DNA glycosylase; protein product: MILTRSEWSARAEAHRERADALTAGHRARAARREAHPVWDFLFTYYSYKPAQLRRWHPGAGVALADAEERRAWRWYSPVGSAVAPDAEAFAADKPELAALVERMLRRTASRPGQFGCFGLHEWAMVYRQDEHRHPVPLRLGQEGTDRVVETHDLRCTHFDAFRFFTPDAVPRNRTALTRESQPLFEQPGCLHAGMDLYKWAMKLGPLVPGELLLDAFELARDIRLLDMQAAPYDLSEWDVAPVPIETPEGKAEYVQRQRAFAERGAALRAALLDVWLGG